A stretch of Candidatus Vicinibacter affinis DNA encodes these proteins:
- a CDS encoding 3-hydroxyacyl-CoA dehydrogenase/enoyl-CoA hydratase family protein has translation MNTRRINKVAILGSGLMGSSIACHFAGAGFQVLLLDLAHESTDKNKIVREALDRCIKAKPSNIFHKNFTQRITIGNYDEDLDKLVDCDWIMEVVVEKLDVKKSIYEKIEKHRRAGSLITSNTSGIPIHLLTEGRSADFKVNFCGTHFFNPPRYLKLLELIPTVDTSEEVITFLQHFGTRFLGKTVVLCKDTPAFIANRIGVPVMAKIFELAYELNLNIGEVDKLTGPALGRPKSGTFRLTDLVGLDTAMMVIQGLKQNCPNDLMIQALQLPPYLKFLMDNKFYGQKSGKGFFNKTEEKDEFGKNVILALDLQTHEYRQEPKTKLESIQISKQIEDLPKRLRALIKCNDAGGELVRKSLGYLFAYSAQRIPEIADHFFSIDLAMKNGFGWDLGPFESWDAVGFESGIELIHGVGLTEPDWVKNMSLHNASSFYKQIDGRLSYWDLATAEYTELPGQTENIQLRLLEEKKIVFKNPEINLYDIGDGVLCLEFRSKYNAIGEGILTGIQESILLAETQGWKGIVIGNNAANFTVGANLMLIGMMAFQQDYDQLDMAVRLFQNTSMRCRYSSIPVVTATQGYVFGGGTELLMHCDAAVCSVESYIGLVEVGVGLLPGGGGTKEFALRLSDQLKEGEVHIPQLIEKFKTIAMAAVATSAYEAFDYGYLLAKRDQVSINGNNSIFQAKQKVLQLNENYIAGTPRKDVMVLGRSGLAALYTGANSLKRGNYASEHDIKIAKKIAYVLCGGDLSSPQKVSEQYLLDIEREAFLSLCSEPKTLERIQYMLENNKPLRN, from the coding sequence ATGAATACCAGACGAATAAATAAAGTTGCCATTCTTGGTTCAGGATTGATGGGTTCATCCATCGCATGCCATTTTGCGGGAGCAGGTTTTCAGGTTTTACTTCTTGATTTGGCTCATGAATCTACTGATAAAAATAAAATTGTCCGTGAAGCGCTGGATCGATGTATTAAAGCTAAACCTTCAAATATTTTCCATAAAAATTTTACTCAACGAATCACAATAGGTAACTATGATGAAGATTTAGACAAACTGGTAGATTGTGATTGGATTATGGAAGTGGTTGTAGAAAAGCTGGATGTTAAAAAATCTATTTATGAAAAAATTGAAAAACACCGTAGGGCAGGGAGCCTGATTACCTCCAATACTTCAGGCATTCCAATTCATTTATTAACAGAAGGAAGGTCGGCAGATTTCAAAGTGAATTTTTGTGGAACCCATTTCTTCAATCCCCCAAGGTATTTAAAATTACTTGAACTAATTCCTACAGTCGATACCTCTGAAGAGGTCATAACTTTTCTTCAACATTTTGGTACACGATTTCTCGGAAAAACTGTAGTGCTGTGCAAAGACACTCCAGCTTTTATAGCCAATAGAATCGGCGTGCCGGTCATGGCCAAAATATTTGAACTTGCATATGAGTTAAACCTTAACATTGGAGAAGTAGACAAACTTACCGGCCCCGCGCTGGGCAGACCCAAATCAGGCACTTTCAGGCTAACTGATTTGGTAGGTCTGGATACTGCAATGATGGTCATTCAGGGGTTGAAACAAAATTGCCCAAATGATTTGATGATTCAAGCTCTCCAGCTTCCTCCATATTTGAAATTTCTTATGGACAATAAATTTTATGGGCAAAAGTCTGGTAAGGGATTTTTTAATAAAACAGAAGAGAAAGATGAATTTGGTAAAAATGTAATTCTGGCTCTAGATCTTCAAACACACGAATACCGTCAGGAACCGAAGACAAAACTTGAAAGCATCCAGATTTCTAAGCAAATAGAAGATCTGCCTAAAAGATTGCGAGCACTGATTAAATGTAATGATGCCGGTGGCGAATTGGTACGTAAATCTTTGGGATATTTATTTGCCTATTCTGCTCAAAGGATTCCCGAGATTGCAGATCATTTTTTTTCAATAGATCTTGCCATGAAAAACGGTTTCGGTTGGGATTTGGGACCATTTGAATCATGGGATGCGGTAGGTTTTGAATCAGGAATTGAGTTGATCCACGGAGTTGGATTAACAGAACCGGATTGGGTAAAAAATATGTCTTTGCACAATGCTTCCAGTTTTTATAAACAAATCGATGGCCGATTGTCATATTGGGATTTAGCCACAGCGGAATACACAGAACTCCCCGGCCAGACTGAGAATATTCAATTAAGGCTTTTAGAAGAGAAAAAGATTGTATTTAAAAACCCTGAAATTAATTTATATGACATTGGGGATGGGGTTTTATGTTTGGAGTTCAGGAGCAAGTACAATGCTATTGGAGAGGGAATTTTAACAGGCATTCAAGAATCTATTTTGCTTGCCGAAACACAAGGATGGAAGGGCATTGTAATTGGAAATAATGCTGCCAATTTTACTGTAGGTGCAAATTTAATGTTGATAGGCATGATGGCCTTTCAACAAGATTATGATCAATTAGATATGGCGGTTCGTTTGTTCCAAAACACTTCTATGCGGTGCAGGTATTCTTCGATTCCTGTGGTGACCGCGACCCAAGGATACGTATTCGGAGGTGGAACTGAACTCCTTATGCATTGTGATGCAGCTGTATGTTCTGTAGAATCTTATATTGGATTGGTTGAAGTCGGAGTTGGATTATTACCGGGAGGAGGCGGCACAAAAGAATTTGCGCTAAGATTGTCCGATCAACTCAAGGAAGGGGAAGTTCACATTCCCCAGTTGATAGAAAAATTTAAAACAATTGCAATGGCTGCTGTGGCCACCAGTGCCTATGAGGCATTCGATTATGGATATTTACTAGCTAAAAGAGATCAGGTAAGTATCAATGGAAATAATTCAATCTTTCAAGCGAAACAAAAAGTTCTTCAATTAAATGAAAATTATATAGCTGGAACCCCTCGCAAAGATGTTATGGTATTGGGTCGTTCGGGACTTGCCGCTTTATATACTGGGGCTAATAGTCTTAAAAGAGGAAACTATGCTTCAGAACACGATATAAAGATCGCTAAGAAAATTGCATATGTTCTGTGCGGTGGAGATCTTTCCTCACCTCAAAAAGTTAGTGAACAATATTTATTAGACATCGAGAGAGAAGCTTTCCTTAGCCTTTGTTCGGAACCAAAGACATTGGAAAGAATCCAGTACATGCTTGAGAATAATAAACCGCTTAGGAATTAA
- a CDS encoding T9SS type A sorting domain-containing protein, producing MKYLYTFFVLAFLGIVTMSNKGGRAGSQGIGSTGAPKENTVCKSCHNGPIDVSLKLQVFLNGDTVVTYKPGEKYLVKVSVNHIGGNTPKGYGFQMLVLNAAVGVDGPDLKTLSPATKNVKISTALNNRLYAEHNGRSDVNIFEINWVAPAAGSGPVSFYAAGNGVNADNDLSGDGSAKVNLQLNEDLTSGNNNFVSGSLISFYPNPAYDLVNVRDESGRVSKIIIRDLLGKSLKTVPLEIGRKWFSVADLIDGVYLLQFQTNSGETLKTQRLFKKSIRP from the coding sequence ATGAAATATTTGTATACATTTTTTGTTTTGGCATTTCTTGGCATTGTTACCATGTCCAATAAAGGAGGTCGGGCAGGTTCTCAGGGAATAGGAAGTACCGGTGCGCCAAAGGAAAATACAGTTTGTAAAAGTTGTCACAATGGTCCCATTGATGTAAGTCTTAAACTTCAGGTCTTCCTGAATGGAGATACTGTGGTCACGTACAAACCTGGAGAAAAGTACTTGGTGAAGGTTTCTGTAAATCATATAGGCGGAAACACACCAAAGGGGTATGGATTCCAAATGTTGGTCCTAAATGCCGCAGTAGGAGTAGATGGTCCTGACTTAAAGACTTTAAGTCCTGCCACTAAAAATGTCAAAATCAGTACCGCTTTGAACAATAGACTGTATGCAGAACACAACGGCCGTAGTGATGTCAACATTTTTGAAATTAACTGGGTTGCGCCTGCAGCAGGTTCTGGTCCTGTGAGTTTTTACGCTGCCGGGAATGGAGTTAACGCTGATAATGATCTCTCCGGTGATGGATCCGCAAAAGTTAACCTGCAATTAAACGAAGACCTTACCTCTGGAAATAATAATTTTGTTTCAGGCAGTCTAATTAGTTTCTATCCTAATCCAGCGTATGATTTGGTAAATGTAAGAGATGAAAGCGGTAGGGTTAGCAAGATTATTATCCGTGATCTCTTAGGTAAAAGTTTAAAAACAGTGCCGCTTGAAATTGGTAGAAAATGGTTCAGTGTGGCTGATTTAATAGATGGTGTTTATCTTTTACAATTTCAAACCAATTCCGGAGAAACTTTAAAGACACAAAGATTATTCAAAAAATCAATAAGACCATAG
- a CDS encoding 1-acyl-sn-glycerol-3-phosphate acyltransferase gives MAWICRLLLHLLGWKTIGFEKLPSLKKYIIIVAPHTSNWDFPLGLMVRKACGLDKVKYLGKSSLFRFPLGIIFRALGGYPVERNKSTNLVQSYVDVFNAHEEFAIVMAPEGTRKKVEHFKTGFYFIAKGAGVPIIPCQFDFGTHEVKFLQPFIPTEDPQKDMAYLESLFKGIKGKNTEYNF, from the coding sequence ATGGCATGGATCTGCAGGCTGTTACTCCATTTATTGGGTTGGAAGACAATTGGGTTTGAAAAACTGCCTTCTCTAAAGAAGTACATCATCATAGTTGCGCCCCATACTTCTAATTGGGATTTTCCCTTAGGACTGATGGTTCGAAAGGCTTGTGGTCTGGACAAGGTCAAATACCTGGGAAAATCGAGCCTGTTCAGATTCCCCCTCGGGATAATATTTAGAGCCTTAGGAGGATACCCGGTGGAAAGAAATAAATCGACAAATCTGGTACAGTCATATGTAGATGTATTCAATGCTCATGAAGAATTCGCAATTGTCATGGCACCTGAAGGCACTAGAAAGAAGGTTGAACACTTTAAAACGGGATTTTACTTTATCGCCAAAGGTGCCGGAGTTCCAATAATTCCATGTCAATTTGACTTTGGCACCCATGAGGTAAAATTCCTGCAACCATTTATTCCAACGGAAGACCCACAAAAAGACATGGCTTACCTGGAATCATTGTTTAAAGGAATAAAAGGAAAAAATACTGAGTACAATTTTTAA
- a CDS encoding potassium channel family protein, protein MINKANQDNGNLKNAEDSGFGKSYSAQFGRMILPNGRFNIVRVGKKTHSWFHELINLTWPVFLLLIFVFYCLINFFFAGAYFLLGPEQINGISPGPDWSLFLQCYFFSVQSFTTVGYGGLHPIGFGASFLAGVEALSGLLTFAIFTGLVYSKFSIPGKHIIASNKLLFAPYKEIKSVQVRIANENQYDLLDIEANLIVAYIPEQSNIRVVRTLPLEIKKIAMFPLSWTLVHPLNEESELKNFSKEEFMNLNFEFILLVSAYDEGTGRTIKSIHSFDHNSFVFNAKFKPMFDLKDGRTFLHLDKINEIEILD, encoded by the coding sequence ATGATTAACAAAGCTAATCAAGATAACGGGAATCTCAAAAATGCTGAAGATTCTGGTTTTGGCAAATCCTACAGTGCACAATTTGGTAGAATGATTTTACCTAATGGGAGATTCAACATAGTTCGAGTGGGTAAAAAAACACATTCTTGGTTTCATGAACTGATTAATTTAACCTGGCCTGTATTTCTATTATTGATATTTGTTTTTTATTGCCTGATCAACTTTTTTTTTGCAGGTGCTTATTTCTTATTAGGACCGGAGCAAATCAATGGCATTAGCCCAGGGCCAGACTGGTCATTGTTTTTACAATGTTATTTCTTTTCAGTTCAATCGTTTACTACTGTAGGATATGGCGGCCTTCATCCAATTGGTTTTGGGGCGAGTTTTTTAGCCGGCGTAGAGGCATTGTCTGGATTATTGACTTTTGCAATTTTCACAGGCTTGGTATATTCTAAATTCTCCATTCCCGGAAAGCATATAATCGCTTCAAACAAGCTTCTTTTTGCCCCTTATAAGGAAATAAAATCTGTACAGGTTAGAATTGCCAATGAAAACCAGTACGACTTGCTGGATATTGAAGCAAACTTAATTGTAGCCTACATCCCGGAACAATCAAACATCCGGGTTGTCAGAACACTACCACTTGAAATTAAAAAAATAGCTATGTTTCCACTCAGTTGGACCTTGGTTCACCCCTTAAATGAAGAGAGTGAGTTGAAAAACTTTTCAAAGGAAGAATTCATGAACCTCAACTTTGAATTCATTTTATTGGTCAGTGCTTATGACGAAGGTACAGGCAGGACGATCAAAAGTATACATTCATTTGATCACAATAGCTTTGTATTTAATGCTAAATTCAAACCAATGTTTGATCTGAAAGATGGAAGAACCTTCCTTCATCTTGATAAAATCAACGAAATTGAAATCTTGGATTAA
- a CDS encoding RNA polymerase sigma factor, producing the protein MEKYQEKLYWNIRRMVLNHDDADDVLQNTFIKVYRNIEQFEQKSSLFTWLYRIATNETLSFIERNKKWKHDNLEDQSEHPAILALKSDPYFDGDEISLRLEAAVLTLPDKQRQVFQMRYYEVMTYKEIAEILDTSEGALKASFHHAVKKIEEYVKSKEDSF; encoded by the coding sequence ATGGAGAAATATCAGGAAAAACTGTACTGGAACATCAGAAGGATGGTGTTGAATCATGACGATGCAGATGACGTTCTGCAAAATACCTTCATCAAGGTTTATCGTAACATTGAGCAATTTGAACAGAAAAGCAGCCTTTTTACCTGGTTGTATAGAATCGCTACCAATGAAACCCTTAGTTTTATTGAGAGAAACAAGAAGTGGAAGCACGACAATCTTGAAGATCAGAGTGAACATCCAGCGATTTTGGCCTTGAAATCGGATCCTTATTTTGATGGAGATGAAATCAGTCTAAGGTTGGAAGCTGCGGTCTTAACATTACCTGACAAGCAAAGGCAAGTCTTTCAGATGAGGTATTATGAAGTGATGACGTATAAAGAAATTGCAGAAATATTAGATACTTCAGAGGGGGCTTTAAAAGCTTCATTTCATCATGCTGTAAAGAAAATTGAAGAATATGTTAAATCTAAAGAAGATAGCTTTTAA
- a CDS encoding 50S ribosomal protein L25, translating into MKSVVINGQERSKIGKEAAKSYRKEGLVPCVLYSKEENIQFNATNADLKSLIYNPDFKYADIVLGGKTHRCILKEIQWHPVTDAVVHIDFLKLVPGTSIKVELPLRLKGAAAGVKSGGKMVQRMRMIKIKTVPEHLVSELFVDITTLDLGQTMRIRDISPEKGIEIITPAATPIVSIEIPRALKTTEAATPAKK; encoded by the coding sequence ATGAAATCAGTCGTTATCAACGGTCAAGAAAGAAGTAAAATAGGTAAAGAGGCCGCCAAATCTTACCGTAAAGAAGGCCTTGTACCATGTGTTCTGTATTCCAAAGAAGAGAATATACAGTTCAATGCAACCAATGCAGATCTGAAATCCTTGATTTACAATCCGGATTTTAAATATGCGGACATTGTGCTAGGCGGAAAAACCCATCGATGTATATTAAAGGAAATACAATGGCACCCCGTTACTGATGCGGTTGTGCATATAGATTTCTTAAAATTGGTTCCGGGAACTTCTATTAAAGTTGAACTCCCTCTCAGGCTGAAAGGTGCCGCTGCAGGTGTGAAATCTGGGGGTAAAATGGTTCAAAGGATGCGAATGATTAAAATAAAAACGGTTCCTGAACACTTGGTCTCAGAACTTTTTGTCGACATCACTACCTTGGATTTGGGTCAAACCATGAGAATCAGGGACATTTCCCCTGAAAAGGGTATTGAAATTATCACTCCGGCTGCCACCCCAATTGTGTCAATAGAGATTCCAAGGGCATTAAAAACTACTGAAGCTGCGACACCAGCTAAAAAGTAA
- a CDS encoding ribose-phosphate pyrophosphokinase, protein MQHVKLFSGTQSMYLASQISDHYGFPLGDMNIQKFSDGEMQPVINESVRGTFSFFIQSTFAPSDNLLELLLMIDAAKRASADYITAVIPYFGYARQDRKDKPRVPISSKLIANLIQAAGANRIMTMDLHADQIQGFFDIPVDHLKSEAIFMPFLENTNMENVIFSCADVGGVKRARNYAKYFQKDLVICDKYRKKANEVEGITVIGDPKGKEVYLIDDIVDTAGTLSKAADALIAKGATKVKAICTHPVLSGKAYEVIMNSSIDELIVSDTLPLRKEIPKITVLSSAKLFARAIRNTHEHRSITALFMDKS, encoded by the coding sequence ATGCAACACGTAAAGCTTTTTTCAGGAACCCAATCAATGTATCTCGCCAGTCAAATTTCTGACCATTATGGATTTCCTCTTGGAGACATGAACATTCAGAAATTTTCAGATGGAGAAATGCAACCGGTTATAAATGAGTCCGTAAGAGGCACATTTTCCTTCTTCATACAATCTACTTTTGCCCCATCAGACAACCTTCTGGAGTTGTTGTTGATGATCGATGCAGCCAAAAGAGCTTCCGCAGACTATATTACTGCGGTCATTCCTTATTTTGGATATGCCAGGCAGGACCGAAAAGATAAGCCTAGGGTTCCAATTTCATCAAAACTTATCGCAAATCTAATTCAAGCTGCCGGAGCCAACAGAATCATGACCATGGACCTACATGCTGATCAGATTCAGGGCTTTTTTGACATCCCTGTGGATCATCTAAAATCTGAAGCGATATTCATGCCCTTTCTGGAAAATACCAATATGGAAAATGTCATTTTTTCCTGTGCTGATGTGGGTGGGGTTAAAAGAGCCAGAAATTATGCTAAATATTTTCAGAAAGACCTAGTTATCTGTGACAAATACCGTAAAAAGGCTAATGAAGTTGAAGGAATTACGGTCATAGGTGACCCTAAAGGGAAAGAAGTATACTTGATCGATGATATTGTAGATACTGCCGGGACTTTGTCCAAGGCTGCCGATGCCCTAATTGCCAAAGGAGCCACCAAGGTAAAAGCAATTTGCACCCACCCGGTCTTATCCGGCAAAGCTTATGAGGTCATTATGAATTCCTCCATAGACGAGCTTATTGTCTCTGACACGCTGCCCTTACGGAAGGAAATTCCAAAAATCACCGTCCTGTCTTCCGCAAAATTATTTGCAAGGGCCATTCGAAATACCCATGAGCACAGATCAATTACTGCATTATTTATGGATAAAAGCTAA
- a CDS encoding SET domain-containing protein-lysine N-methyltransferase yields the protein MQRIPGLFISNSGTIGRGVFTAEFISSGSLIEICPVLVIPKGEVDAIHETELHDYYFIWGEEDEAAAIALGYGSLYNHSYQPNANFILDLDNQSIDIYSIKDIQVGEEITFNYHGDPEAKDELWFDEDGKRIKRIKYKT from the coding sequence ATGCAGAGAATTCCAGGTCTATTTATAAGCAACTCAGGAACCATTGGGCGGGGAGTCTTTACGGCAGAATTTATTTCTTCCGGTTCCTTGATTGAAATTTGTCCTGTCCTTGTCATTCCTAAGGGTGAAGTAGATGCTATCCATGAAACAGAACTCCATGATTATTATTTTATTTGGGGTGAAGAAGATGAAGCCGCGGCAATTGCCCTTGGATATGGCTCTTTATACAACCATTCATACCAACCAAACGCAAATTTTATTCTGGATCTGGATAACCAATCCATTGATATCTATTCAATCAAAGACATACAGGTAGGGGAAGAAATTACCTTCAATTATCATGGAGACCCAGAAGCCAAAGATGAATTGTGGTTTGATGAAGATGGCAAAAGGATAAAAAGAATAAAATACAAGACTTAA